The Aerosakkonema funiforme FACHB-1375 genome includes the window TACTGCGTCGAGAGATTTAATCGGGTAAATGAAAATGCCTGCGAGATATGGCACTTGCATAGTTCTGATGATAGTACAGCGATATCCTTCGGCAAGCAAGGCGAGTAGGCCATACCCGCGCACTCGCGTCTGGCCTTATTCTTGTACTATATCTTAAGTTTTGCGATCTTTAAAATTCAATCTTTAGATATAGATGGTAATTTTATATAATGAACATCCTCCTAAAGGAGGAAGAAAATTGCAGTCAAACACACTTATGACTCGAATAAATGGATATCTTGGCCGTCGCCATCTGTTGAAACTGGCAGGGATTGGAGGGGTTGGTGTTGCTGCTACTGGCGCAGTACTGTGGAGCAGACAGAAAGCTGTCAATTCACAATTGGCGGTCGCACAAGGAGAGCCAACAGATTTTAAACCAGTTAGTGGCGATGAAGCTTTGAAAAAATTGCTGGATGGGAATAAAAGGTTTGTGCAGGACAAGCGAGAATATCCCGACCAATCGCGGGGACGTTTGAGGTCAGTCGCCACCGCTCAGCATCCCTTTGCGACTATCCTCAGTTGCGCCGATTCGCGAGTACCTGCGGAAATTATTACAGATCGAGGTCTTGGGGATTTATTTGTAGTCCGCATAGCTGGTAATGTCATAAGTCCTTACGTTATAGGCAGTCTGGAATTCTCTGTTGTAGAATTGGGCGTTCAATTAATCATGATCTTGGGTCATGAAAGATGCGGTGCAGTATCAGCCGCAGTCAAAGGCGAACCGCTCCCCGGTAGAATTGGCACTTTTGTTGAGGACATCAAGCCAGCAGTCGAAAGCGTCAGAAACAAACCAGGTAATTTAGTTGAAAATACAGTCGTAGCTAATGTTCAATTTCAAGTAAAATCCTTGCTAGAAAGCTCAGTGATGCTGGCTCAAATGGTTCGAGAAGGTAAACTAAAAGTTGTAGGAGGTCGTTACGATCTCGATACTGGGGAAGTAACGATCGTTACTTAGGGCTTGCTGTTCCCAGTTGTGGGCTTTGCGATCGGTATGTTAAACGTTAAAGCCCATTTCTCTCAAACCTTGGCGAAGTCGTTGCGCTTCCGATGGGTTATGCTGTTCGTGAAGCGCGATCGCTCTGGCAAACGCTGACAAACTTTCTTGCACATAGCCAACTTTCAGGAGAACAACACCTAAATTTTGGTAAGCTTCTGCATAATCTGGATTCAAATTTATGGCCTTTTGGTAAGCTGCGATCGCATCCTCCAAACGCCCCAACACTTTTAATGTCATCCCCAAATTGTAGTAACCGGGAGCAAAATTAGGATCGATTTGTAACGCAGTTTCGTATGCAGTTTTAGCCGCCTGAAGCTTAGAATTATCCTTGAGTACATTACCCAAATTATTGTAAGCTGCTAATTTTAACTTCGGGAA containing:
- a CDS encoding carbonic anhydrase: MTRINGYLGRRHLLKLAGIGGVGVAATGAVLWSRQKAVNSQLAVAQGEPTDFKPVSGDEALKKLLDGNKRFVQDKREYPDQSRGRLRSVATAQHPFATILSCADSRVPAEIITDRGLGDLFVVRIAGNVISPYVIGSLEFSVVELGVQLIMILGHERCGAVSAAVKGEPLPGRIGTFVEDIKPAVESVRNKPGNLVENTVVANVQFQVKSLLESSVMLAQMVREGKLKVVGGRYDLDTGEVTIVT